A single window of Shewanella sp. Choline-02u-19 DNA harbors:
- a CDS encoding cytochrome c3 family protein, whose protein sequence is MSKFKAVLALTLGCLLTLSAQAVEVRDHHKEVIGKDCKTCHDNGIKQFPSDQACLQCHDVDDLAEQTARNEEDKWQNPHNNLHYGKELPCQECHGEHTSKKPLCSNCHTFKFDKFKE, encoded by the coding sequence ATGAGTAAATTTAAAGCGGTATTAGCGCTAACATTGGGTTGCCTGTTAACTCTATCTGCACAAGCAGTAGAGGTGCGAGACCACCATAAAGAAGTGATCGGTAAAGACTGTAAAACATGCCACGACAATGGCATCAAACAGTTTCCATCAGATCAAGCATGTTTGCAGTGTCATGATGTAGATGACTTGGCAGAGCAAACAGCGCGTAACGAAGAAGATAAGTGGCAGAATCCACATAACAACCTGCATTACGGTAAAGAGTTACCTTGCCAAGAGTGTCATGGCGAGCATACATCTAAAAAGCCATTATGCAGTAACTGCCATACTTTTAAGTTTGATAAATTTAAAGAGTAA